GCCTGCTGGAAGCCGCCGCAGGCGTCCATGAACAGGGTGTCCATGGGCTTGCCGCTTTTGGCGATCTCTCCCACGATGGCTTCATGGGTGAATTCCGGATATCCGCCGTTTTTCTTGTTGCCGACGATGAGCACCGCGCCGACGTTGGCGTTCTTGGCCAGACCCACGATGGTCCGGGCGATGGTCGCGCGGTCGTCGGCGTCGCGGCCGTTCTCGTTGGGCTGGACGAAGAGCTTGGTCCCGCTCACGAGCTTGGTGATCAGGGCGGCGAGGTTGGCCGCGCCTCGGCCGTTGGCCATGACGAGCGTGTAGTTGCGGATGCCGGTGGCGCCGTCCGGGCGAACGTAACCCAGGAATTTCATGCCTTTCCCTCCGAGATGTCGCCGCGGCCGCGTTTGCCTTCGACGTTGTGGATGTGGACGCACTCGCCGGCCTTGATGGCCTTGGCGGCCTTGCCGATCACTTCCTTGTACTTGAGGATGTCGCCGCCTGGGGTGATGTCCTTCACCGCGGCCTTGAACCCGAAGGGAATGTCGTCCACCGCGATGAACGAGTGAGGGGCGCCGTCCAGCACGTAGGAGACGGTGTCGCCTTTGGAGATGTCCTCAATGGCGTTGCCGACGTTGTCGGCGGCGCTCATGACGATGATGGCCTTCATTCGTTCCTCCTCTGTTGGAACCAAGTGAAGGCCCATAAAGCAAGAGGCTTGCCAATATTAGAAATATTGGCGCAGCATCCCGCAATGCTTGTGTTTATGCTCTATTCTGATGTGTCCTGGAGAGGGCTGGCGATCTGAAAAGAAACGGATTTCATTTTAATATGAAATTGTGCCTTGCAATTCAATTTCAAAATGAAATACCCGGTGTCCGGGCCGGGTCAGTCCTCGCGGCCCCGGAACTCCTCGGCGGCCATGCCGAGGCGGCGCAGGATCTTCTGTAGGGAGACCCGCTCCAGGCCGGAGAGGCGCGCGGCCTGGGAGACGTTGCCGCCGGTCTCCTCCAGCAAGCGCTGCATGTAGGAGCGGGTGAAGTCGTCCACCAGGCGGTGCTTGGCGTCCTTGTAGGTTTCCAGCCGGGCGATGGATGGGGCGGGGCCGCCGCCCGGGGCGTCCAGGAGCCGGACCTGGGCCTGGGTGATCGTCGGGCCGGGGGAGAAGACCACCAGCCGCCGCACGAAGTTGAGCAGCTCCCGGACGTTGCCGGGCCAGGCGCGGCGGGTCAGGTACTCCAGTGCGTCATCGGTCACTTCCTTGCCGCCGGAGTCCAGCTCTCCGCAGGTTTCCCGGAGGTAGTGGCGGACGAGGATCGGGATGTCGTCCGGCCGTTCGCGCAGGGAGGGCACGCGCACCGTGAGCACGTTCAGGCGGTAGAAGAGGTCCTCGCGGAAGACCCCGGAGGCCACCCTGGACTCCAGGTTCTGGTTCGTGGAGGCCAGGATGCGCACGTCCACCTTGATGTTCTCGCTGCCGCCCACGGGCCGCACCGCGCCCTCTTCCAGGGCGCGCAGGAGCTTGGGCTGGAGGTGCGGGGGCAAATCCCCGATCTCGTCCAGAAGCAGGCTGCCGCCGTCGGCGACCTGGAACAGGCCGCGCCGGGGCTGGTCCGCGCCGGTGAAGGCGCCCTTGACGTGGCCGAAGAGCTCGCTTTCCAGAATCTGGTCCGGGATGGCCGTGCAGTTCAGGCTCACCAGCCGCTGGGCCCCCCGGCGGCTCAGGGCGTGGATGGTCCGCGCCACCAGTTCCTTGCCCACCCCGGATTCGCCCAGGATGAGCACGGTGTAGTCCGTGGCCGCCACGGCCTCGATCCGGGCCCGCAGGTCTTGGACGGCCGGGCTTTCGCCGATGAACCCGGCGCGGGAGCCGCAGGTGACCACGGCCGCGCGCAGGCGGCGGTTTTCCGCCAGCAGGGCCGAGCGTTCCAGCCCCTTGGTCACGGCCCTGTAGAGGCCGTCCTGGTCGATGGGCTTGGTCAGGAAGTCGTAGGCCCCGGACTTGAGCGCGGCCACGGCCGTCTCGATGGTGCCGAAGCCGGTGAGCAGGATCACGGACAGGAGCGGGTTCTGGGCCAGGGCCTGGTCCAGCAGGGCCGCGCCGTCCATGCCGGGCATGCGCAGGTCGGTGAGCAGCAGGCCGCAGCGGTTCTCCCGCAACGCCGCCAGGGCCGACGGGCCGTCGTGGCGGACCAGCACGGGGTTGTTCGGAAAGCCCTTGGTGATGAGCCGGGCCACGCCGTTGGCGAAGTCGACTTCGTCATCGACCACGAGGATGACGTCATTCTCGATCGTCTGTTGCATGCGAGTCCTTTTGCTCCTCCGCGCCCGCCACGCGCAGGTGGATGGTCAGCACGGCGCCGTCGCGGCTCTCCGCGTCCACGCGCCCGCCCATGTCGCGGACCAGGCCGTAGACCACGGCCAAGCCGAGGCCGGTGCCCTTGCCCACCTCCTTGGTGCTGAAGAAGGGGTCGAAGATCCGTTGCAGGTTTTCCTCGGGAATGCCGGGGCCGTTGTCGCGCACCACGAGCCGCACCTCTCCGCGTTCCGACAGGTGGCGGGCGGAGATGGTGATGTTCCCGGGCCGCCGGAGGCGCGATTCCTCCAGGGCGTCCAGGGCGTTGATCATCACGTTGGTCAGCACCTGCTCCACGGCGTCGGCGTCTCCGCGCACGAGCGGCAGATCCGCCGGCAGGTCGGTGACGATATCCACGTCCAGGGCCGCCGCCCGCACCTGGAAGACGCGGGCGATGAAGCGCACCGCCTCGATCAGGTCCAGGGCGCTCAGGGAGGCGGGCTTGGGTCGGGCGAAGCGCATCAGATCCTGAAGCACCTTGCGGGCCTGGAGGGTGTGCCGGATGATGATGCTCAGGTCGTCGGCGTTCTCGCTCTTGCCGTCGTTCCAGAGCAGCCGGGAGTAGCAGAGGATCACGCCCAGGGGATTGTTGATCTCGTGGGCCAGCCCGGCGGCCATCTTGCCCACGGCCAGGGCCTTCTCGCCCTGCTGGAGGCGGGCCAGCATGGCCTTCTCGCGCGTGTCGTCGCGGGCGTAGACGATGCTGCGGCCGCGCTCCTCCAGGGCGTGCAGGGGATAGGCGTAGAGCGTCAGGGATCGGCCGTCCGGCAGGATGGTCTCCTCGCGGAAGGGGTCCCCGCCC
The window above is part of the Desulfovibrio aminophilus genome. Proteins encoded here:
- a CDS encoding UxaA family hydrolase; this encodes MKAIIVMSAADNVGNAIEDISKGDTVSYVLDGAPHSFIAVDDIPFGFKAAVKDITPGGDILKYKEVIGKAAKAIKAGECVHIHNVEGKRGRGDISEGKA
- a CDS encoding sigma-54 dependent transcriptional regulator, yielding MQQTIENDVILVVDDEVDFANGVARLITKGFPNNPVLVRHDGPSALAALRENRCGLLLTDLRMPGMDGAALLDQALAQNPLLSVILLTGFGTIETAVAALKSGAYDFLTKPIDQDGLYRAVTKGLERSALLAENRRLRAAVVTCGSRAGFIGESPAVQDLRARIEAVAATDYTVLILGESGVGKELVARTIHALSRRGAQRLVSLNCTAIPDQILESELFGHVKGAFTGADQPRRGLFQVADGGSLLLDEIGDLPPHLQPKLLRALEEGAVRPVGGSENIKVDVRILASTNQNLESRVASGVFREDLFYRLNVLTVRVPSLRERPDDIPILVRHYLRETCGELDSGGKEVTDDALEYLTRRAWPGNVRELLNFVRRLVVFSPGPTITQAQVRLLDAPGGGPAPSIARLETYKDAKHRLVDDFTRSYMQRLLEETGGNVSQAARLSGLERVSLQKILRRLGMAAEEFRGRED